The stretch of DNA GCAAGATTTACAGCTTTTGGTGTCCAGACCAGAAAGGCCAATTCTCCCCTGGAGGTCAGATAATGTCAACAAACCAGGCTCCTAAAGTCACTTATGTAGCATAAGtctcataaataacatttttagccTGCCTGCAAACTTGCAGGTCAGGGTGGTCCTTTGTACAGGACAAATCACAGACATTTCTATCCATATGATACAGTTGAGAATTACAGTTTGGAGGAACTCGGTATGCAAAAATCTCCTGTAAATGGAACAGCTACATGATGGGTAGATGGTTCAGCTTAGTTTAAATTACCAATTCAGGGAGCACAATAATGTATTTAACACCCATTCCTGCTTTGTGATTCATATATGACTGGATACCCAAACCATAACTTTTCAAGTTTCCTAAGTTCTTTCTTTAAGGAATAGTACCCACAACCCATTTCTCCATGCTCTATTGCAATTGTCTATGAGAAAAGAGGTGAAAAATGCCTCGAcggatctgttttgttttaacacTATAGATAATGGGGTTCATCACGGGAGGCGCTAATAGATAGATGCTGGCCATGATGACATGACAATTGGAGGGGCATGCTTGGCAAAGCGGTGAGTCATGGACAATCCCACCATGGGCACATAGAGGACCAAAACAGCCAGAATATGGGATAGACAGTTATTGAGTGCCCGAAGCCTTTCAACCTGGGAGCTGATTCTCAAGACACTTCTCAGGATGAGTACATAGGAAAGCACAATGAGCAGGGGGTCCAGTGTAATAATGACCAGAGCTAGAACAAATCCATACCAGTTATTGACAGTGGTGTCAGCACACACCCGGCAAATCATGTCTTGATGGAGGCAGTAGGAGTGGGAAAGCTGGTGGGAGCCACAAAAGGGCAATCGTTTCAGCAGGAGCAATGGGGGAGGAACAGCCAGAACACAGTGGCAAATGATGGCCACCCCTATTCTTCTGATTACTTGGTTGGTGAGGATGGAGACATAATGCAGGGGACGGCAGAAGGCCACATAGCGATCAAAGGACATGGCCAGCAACACAGAAGATTCTATAAAGGAGAATCCATGGAGGAAGAAGAACTGGGCAAAACAAGCCTCAAAGCTAATTTCTGAGGCCCCAAACCAGAGGACTCCCATGACTGTAGGCAAAGTGGTGAGGGTGAGCCCCAGAGCTGTTACAGCCAACATAGAGAGGAACAAGTACATGGGCTTATGTAGGGAGGGCTCTGTCCTGATGACCGCCAGGATGGTGGTATTGCCCATGATGGAGACAGTGTAGAGACAACAAAAGGGGATGGAAATCCAGTTATGGAAAACCTCAAAGCCAGGGATGCCATTAAGGATGAAGCAAAAGGGGACTTGAGTGGAGTTAGTAACTAAAAACGTGACTGGAGGAGGCAGCCTCAAGACTAGAGTTCTTTGTCAAATCTGTGAAAAGTAGACAACATAAGAATTTGAGTAAATATTCTCTGACTACTGGAAATCACTCTGATAGATCATCAAGTAAGACCTGTGGGAAGGGAATTGGCTGGGAAATGAGTTTACAAATGTTTTAATCAGTTTTGCTTGTTTTAGGTCCTAGCTTGTCATCTCTTGTCAACGAGTGATGAGAGCATGAAGATCTCATTGGTTTTAACCTACAGGCTTCTTTGTGCAGAAAGTAGTTATGCCTTTGCAGCAGGAAGGTATAGAGGGGCTTTATGGCTGTTGGAAAGTATGGCTATGGAGAAGAGATTACTATAGGACATCCTTGGATGCCATGAGGCTAGAAGAAAATGATGAGGCTAAGACTAGTAAATGTGCAAAGCAATTCCAATATGCCAGTTGACTCTTTTGAGCCAGGCAAACcataaagagagaaacaaacagagGTAAAGGAGTAGGAAAAGATAATGCCTGACTTCAGAATCTAGGAGCCctaagaagaaaattttagaagCCAGACAGGTACAGGGACTTTATTGGAAAGGACCCTACCTGAGCTAAATGGGTAAAACTGGTGCTCAGATATCTGTCATAAGAACCTGTATTAAAAAGCTAGCCTaggagtgcctaggtggttcagtcggttaaacatccaacttttgattttgattcagAACAGGATCTCTggttccatgcttagcagggagtttgccttagattctctcttcctctctctcttcttctgtcccttctcactcccctcaaaaataaataaatcttcttaaaaaaataaaagaggggggaatccctgggtggctcagtggtttagcccctgccttcagcccagggtgtgatcctggttgggctccctgcatggagcctgcttctccctctgcctctctttctctctgtgtctctcatgaataaataaataaaatctttaaaaaaaataaaatgaaaaaataaaaagaaaaaaaagaaaagaataaaaaataaataaaagactagaCTAGGATGCACTTTCTGGGAAAGACTGCAACAATAGGTAGGAGTATCTCTGTGGGAACAGCCTCAGAAGGCTGGACTAAGAAAAAATATCCTCTTGTTTCATAAAGCAATTGGATCCATAGGATCAGCCAGTAGTTTACTGTGAAACTGTGTAAGTTTATATTGATAGATGTGAAAGGGAGTAGAATCTGTCTCCCCCCAATATGCCTTTTGGTTTAAGGATTATCTTGAGTTGATTATTTCTAAGGAACAGTAGACATAGAACAATCAATCTCTGAAAGCAGAGTAGATGTTGCCTTTCAGATCCTTACACTGACCTCCAAGACATTTACATGTATAAGGGAGACCTGATGAGGAGAAggaataaatctttagaaattcTTATCAAAGAAGAAGGCACAGATGTAAATCTGCATAACAAACATTCCCTTGTTTACTGTGTTTTTCCTGGGAACCTCCCACTAGAAACCCTCCCTCCGACCCATCCAACCCCCCAAcatcttcctttgtctttatCTAAAGAAGGCATTTAAGGTGATGGTTTGGGCTATTTCAAGGAGTTACTCACTTTTCCAGGGTAAATTCCATACATACATTATTAAACTTTTGCTAATTTTTCACCTGATAATCTTTTACTATAGGGAGGCCTCAGCCAAAAACCTAGAAGggtaaacagaaaattatttttcctctcttacaGTTGTTTGGATAAActattttatctgtttgtttttaacattgcTATCTGATAAAGATTCCTTCCACTTTCTCTAAACTTGCTcttgataaactcaaaatatattgTTACTTCTGTCCTCCACAAGAAAATGGAATCCCCTTGTGACTGAGGGTGATCATAAGTGTTATCTCTCCCCATTATGTTgagtaatccttttttttttttttttgaaaggagcAATAATATTGCTTTTTCCTACCTAAGTGTTTGTGAATTAGGCTAATTTGGGTTCACATTCTAATTTGAATACACACTAATTGTGTGACTCTAGGCTGATGACTTAAACTTTCTTTGCCTCAATTTTACTTTCAGTATGTCAAGGATAAGAATCATGTTTGGAAAGTGCTGAAGACACTTCCTGAGACATAGCAAAGCCTAAATAATTGTTAGCTATAAATACTAATTGTACTTATATTATCTCTACTATTAGAGTTACTGAGTTACTCTACTATTAGAGTTAGAGTAACTCTACTACTACTTATTAACTCTCTCATTATTAttcttacattattattattattattactattatctaaACTTTCAAAGATGcagttattttcattattttctcaatCTATCTTTTTTCCTAATCTGCAGGCATGGTGTCAGGATCTCTGGATAAGAAAATTAGATTGTTAGGAATGTGTTCTCCTTAGCAACTTAAAAGTAGCTTGGGGACCCTCATGTTTGTTCTCAGAAATTTCAGCAAACCTGTATTACTTAAACCCTTAATGCCAGGGACATTGTTATAGCTTGGTAATGCATAAACCAAAATGACACACATTTgcatctcctttttatttttaatttttatttatttatttttttttacccttctcctaaatttgcatttctttcataaCTCATCATTTgatcatctttttatatgcttccTAAGCATTAGCAtatcttttgtgaaatatttaggTTAAAAGTTTGCCTGCCTTCATTGGATTGTCTTTGGATTATCacgttgtaagagttctttattcaATCCGGATACAAGTGCTTTTTCAAATGTACAtgttataaatactttttttttttcaatctctggGCTGATTTTCTTTTGAGGAGCACACCttgttaattttaatgaagttgaATTTAtcaatgaatttttctttcttaaaaaagatcacaaatactttttcttctatTGCTGTAGAGTTCTAGATGCTGTACagtttggtatatttttatttgtacataTACGTCTTTGTTGTGTTTAAGTTAATTTATGCATAAGGTGTGAAATGGGGTCAAAGCTAATTCTATTtctgtataaatatatagttagccgcaccatttattgaaaagattattcctTCTTTCAAAAATAGTTTGGTGATTTTGTTAAGTGTCAACAATTGATTAATATGAagatctgtttctggactctctcacctctttgttttgttttttttttttaagattttatttatttattcatgaaagacacagagagagagaggcagaggcataggcagagggagaagcaggctccatgcagggagcctgatgtgggacttgatcccaggactccaggatcatgacctgagctgaaagcagatgcttaaccagtgagccaccccagcatccctctCATCTCTTTGG from Canis lupus dingo isolate Sandy chromosome 21, ASM325472v2, whole genome shotgun sequence encodes:
- the LOC112667357 gene encoding LOW QUALITY PROTEIN: olfactory receptor 51Q1-like (The sequence of the model RefSeq protein was modified relative to this genomic sequence to represent the inferred CDS: inserted 1 base in 1 codon), coding for MYASVTNSTQVPFCFILNGIPGFEVFHNWISIPFCCLYTVSIMGNTTILAVIRTEPSLHKPMYLFLSMLAVTALGLTLTTLPTVMGVLWFGASEISFEACFAQFFFLHGFSFIESSVLLAMSFDRYVAFCRPLHYVSILTNQVIRRIGVAIICHCVLAVPPPLLLLKRLPFCGSHQLSHSYCLHQDMICRVCADTTVNNWYGFVLALVIITLDPLLIVLSYVLILRSVLRISSQVERLRALNNCLSHILAVLVLYVPMVGLSMTHRFAKHAPPIXHVIMASIYLLAPPVMNPIIYSVKTKQIRRGIFHLFSHRQLQ